CCCTGTCGTACCCGAGGTGTAACAGATTACGGCCGTATCGTCCCCTTGAGCAGGATATCGTCTTTGATCGCTTCGTGGGTCCTTTTCCAGCACGGAAGCAAGGGAAACGGCTCCCTCGGTTCCTTCGGAATCCACGAGAACCGTTTTGATTCCCCGGAGCTTTGCGATTTCGTCGCGGGCCCGTAAAAACTTCTCCAGATCGGTGAAAAGGAGCCGAGCGCCGGAGTCCGAGAGAAAGTACATCATCTCCTCAGGCCGGTAGTCGGTATTGAGCGGAATGACTATTCCTCCTACCGACAGAACAGCCTGCTCCAGGAGGATGAATTCCATGCACTTGGGCAACTGCAGAGCGACGCGGTCTCCGGGCTTGAGGTCCAAGCTAGCCAGGAGATACGCATAGCGGCTTATCTGCTTGTCAAGGTCGCCATAGGTGGTGATGGCTTCTTCAAATATGATTGCGGGTTTGTTCGGGTATCGCCCGGCCGTTTCGGCAAGCCGCTTCGCAAGGTTCATCACCGGTTCCTCCTGATACCGAAAGCGTTTTCCACCACGGTTCCCGACTTCAACCCATCATCTTGGCGGGAAGCCACAGAGCCAGCTCCGGGAAAGCACAGAGCAACACGATCAAGATCAAGTCGAGGATAAGAAACGGCACCAAATCCCACAACACCTGCGCAAGGGGCACGTCAGGAGCGATGCCCTGGACCACGTAGAGATTCAGGCCCACCGGCGGCGTCAGCAAACCTACTTCGAGGTTGACCGTCATAATGACCGAGAACCAGACCGGATCGAGCCCCAGCCCCTTGATCACGGGCAGGAGCATAGGCGCGGTCATCAAGACGATGGCAGCCGGCGGAATGAAACACCCCAGGAGGAGCAACAGCAAGTTGACGAACAGCATGATTCCCCATTTGCCCAGGGGCATTTGCAGAATCATCTCCGCAAGGGACTGCGTCACGTACAAATCCGAGCAAACGAAACCGAACAGCGTGGCCGCAGCCATTATCATCAGTATCATGGTGCTGTCGTTCAGGGCGTGGGTGAGCATTTTGACAAACCCCTCCACCTGGTAGAACTTGTACACCACCATCACCACGATTATGGCAATTACCGCACCGACCCCTGCGGCCTCGCTGGGTGTCGCCCATCCGCCGTAAAGGGATACCATGATCCCGACAATGATCAGGATGAGGGGAGACACCTTCACGAGGCTCTCCAGCTGTTCCTTCAAGGTGAAGTGTTCGATAGGTCCGCTCTGTGCGGAACTCTGCGCAGTCTTCACAGGGGTCGCTTTTTTGCGGGCAAGAACTGCGAAGTAGAAGATGATCCATAGCGAACTCATCACCACCAGCAAGATCCCGGGTATGACCCCCGCGATGAAGCACCTCCCTATGGAGGTCTCAGTGGCGACTCCGTAGAGGATCATCGTAATGCTCGGTGGTATGAGAATACCGAAGGTCCCCGCGTGAGCGACCATGGCACAGGCCATGCTGGGAGAATAGCCCCTGCGCCGCATCTCAGGAATTCCGACGCCCCCGATGGCAGCCGCGGTGGCCGGACTGGAACCGCAAAGGGCGGCAAATACTCCGCCGGCCATCATGGTGCTCACCCCGAGACCCCCTGGGAGCCGATAAACCCAGCGATGCATGGCCTCATAGAGGTCCTTGCTGGCCCGGGAGACCGACAGCGGAGCGCTCAGCAGGATGAACAACGGTATGGACAGCATGGCAAAGCTGTCCATGCTGCCGTAGAGGACATGAGGCACGGTGTCCAGGAGCCTGGGTGAAAAGATCACGATGTAGACCAGCGAAATGCCGGTCAGGCCCGTCCAAATAGGAATACCGGAGAAGAGCACGATCAGGGCGCTCAAGAAAACGACGACGCTGAGAGTTACCTCACTCATGCTCACCTCGCTTCCCGGGCCCCGCATCCGCGGTAATCGTTATGTCCTTGAGTTCGGTTCGCGCCGCCTGTTTGTCAAAGGTGCCAGCGCGAAGCAGGACGATCCTGCTGCGAACCTGGACCAAGGACTGGAGGAAGACGAGCGTAACGCCGAGAGGAAGGAAAATGTACGGAATCCAGAGAGGAGGCCCCCAAAGAGACTCACTGTGATCGTTTCGTACCACCGCTTCCCACCACATGGGCCACGCATACCATGCGATGATCACGCAAATGATGCAGCTCAAAACCCCGGTAACGGCAAGCAACGTCTCGCGAACGCGTGGCGACAGATATATGATAAGCAGGTCGATGTTCAGGTGGTGTTCACCGAGTTGTCCGTAAGCCGCGCCCACGAAACACGCATACATCAACAGGAAGACGGAAAGCTCCACCTGCCATGTCGTTGACCAGCCGAGGATTTTGCGAACAAGCACCCCCTCCGTGGTGACCACTGCCGCGGCCAGGAGGCACAGCGCCCCTATCAGACCGGTGACCTTGCTCAGCACCTTTGCCACGGCTTCGAGCTTTTCCCAAAAGCCTGAATCCTTAGACTCCATGACCAGTTCCCTCCCGATTGGCGCAATACAACGAGTCCGACCTCACGCTGCGAGCCTGCACGGACAATTACAGGCCCTACGGTTTCCCCATGGCCTGGATGGCGAGATCCAGGAACTCCTTTCCTTTGGGAACGGTCTCCTCGTAATTTTTCCACGCGGTCTTCCGGGCAAAGTCCAGCCACTTGTCGAACTCTTCTTTCGTCATGTAGTGAAGCTGCACTCCCGCCTTGGTGAACTCGGTGATCAGGCTTTCCGTGTCTTTGGCAAAGTTGGGAATGACCCAATTCCGCTCCATGTCCTGCGCCACTTCCTCCAGGGCCTTCTGCTGCGCGGGCTTGAGGCTCTTCCAGGTCTTGAGTGAAATAACCAGCGGTTCCGCCATGAACCAGATTGCATAGTCCCGCGGCACGTTCATGAACTTCAACTGCTCGTACAGCCGGTAGGAAACGAACGAAGACGTTGAGGTGAGACAAGAATCGAGCACGCCCGTGGACAGGGCGTGGTAGATCTCGGAAGAAGGCATGCTCGTGATGGATGCGCCGGCCTTCCCCAGCATGAACTCGAACTTCTTCCCGGCAGCTCGCATCTGAAGGCCTTTCGCATCCTCAGGGAGCCGCACTTGCCTGACAGTGCTGCCGATACCGCCGTCCAGCCACGTCCATAGGAGGATTTTCACTCCGTTGGCTTCCAGCAGTTGGGAGATTTTCTGCCCTATGGGCTTGTCTTTCCATGCCATTGCCTCCTTCATGCTCGTGACTGAGCACGGCAGAAGGGTGATGGAAAGCTCCGGCACCTTCCCGGCCGCATAATCCAGGGGAAAGACGCTTAGATCCAGAGACCCCTGTCTCATGGCATCCCACTGTTCTTTCGGCTTGAACAGGGAACTGGCCGGATAAATTCGGAAGTTGATGTCCTTCCCCAGCTTTTTGGACACATTCTCAGCGAAGACCCGGACGAGTTGATCGCGAACGTCACCATCGGCAAACTGGTGAGAAACCTTCAACGTGGTGGCGCATTGTGCAACAGGGGTGCAGCACATCACTAGAGCTACGGCTGCAATCCCCAACCAGACTACCCTGAGGTTTTCTCTTGCGAAGACCATCTGTCCCTCCTTTGGACATCCTAAATGACGGGTCATGCCGCTCCCCCTTCGCGTACGAAGGCGTCGGGGAGGACCTTCCTGCGGGAGGTTTCCCCAATCATGGCCGTTAGACCGGGAATCGGCATCAAGTTGACCCTCCTAGTGAAACCTGCTTGTCAGTCGTCTCAAATTCGTTTTCATACACCCTCCTGAGCGCTTCGCACTGGTTCATGAGATGCCTCCTCATGAGTTCCTCGGCCTGGACCGGGTCCCTCCTCCGAAAAGCATTCAGCAGCTCACGATGCTCGTTCATGGAGGCCTCGAAGCGATCAGGCTGATAAAGCTGCCGGTACCGGTAGAGGAGGATCTTCTGCCTCAGGGTGTTGATGACGTCATTGAAGGCCTTATTGCCGGTCATTTCCTGAATAAGGGTATGGTACTTATGATTGACGTCCAGGTATTTTTCGTGATCTTCATCTTCGAAGTGTTTTTCCAGCCTCTGATGGAGTTTCTCCACCTTCTTGAAGTCTGGGTCGGTCATCCTCTCCGCGGCCAGCCTGGCACACGTGCCTTCCAGAATGGCCATGACTTCGAACATATCCCTGATTTCTCTCATCGACGGCCGTGCTACGTAAGCCCCTTTGTGAGCGACCAGATCAATGAGTCCCTCGGAACTGAGGAGGCGGTAGGCCTCCCTCAGTGGAGTGCGGCTTATTCCCAGCTCCAGACACAGGTCTTTCTCAACGAGCTTCTCTCCCTGCTTGAGGAGGCCTGTACGGATCATCTCTCGGATTCTCCGCGCCACCTCCTGGGAGAGCGATTTGACAGTTATTCTACTCATAGATCACGATGAATCGTTAATGAAGTTTAGCAGTTATGAAATCGGGTTTGTCGGGTTACTTGTTTGGATTGCGACACCGCGCCCGCGACTACGGGCCGTGTATTTCAGGCGGAAATAAGAGTAACGTACTTTGTCGGCGACTCCATCACATGGGGCACC
The Desulfomonile tiedjei genome window above contains:
- a CDS encoding TRAP transporter large permease — its product is MSEVTLSVVVFLSALIVLFSGIPIWTGLTGISLVYIVIFSPRLLDTVPHVLYGSMDSFAMLSIPLFILLSAPLSVSRASKDLYEAMHRWVYRLPGGLGVSTMMAGGVFAALCGSSPATAAAIGGVGIPEMRRRGYSPSMACAMVAHAGTFGILIPPSITMILYGVATETSIGRCFIAGVIPGILLVVMSSLWIIFYFAVLARKKATPVKTAQSSAQSGPIEHFTLKEQLESLVKVSPLILIIVGIMVSLYGGWATPSEAAGVGAVIAIIVVMVVYKFYQVEGFVKMLTHALNDSTMILMIMAAATLFGFVCSDLYVTQSLAEMILQMPLGKWGIMLFVNLLLLLLGCFIPPAAIVLMTAPMLLPVIKGLGLDPVWFSVIMTVNLEVGLLTPPVGLNLYVVQGIAPDVPLAQVLWDLVPFLILDLILIVLLCAFPELALWLPAKMMG
- a CDS encoding TRAP transporter small permease, which codes for MESKDSGFWEKLEAVAKVLSKVTGLIGALCLLAAAVVTTEGVLVRKILGWSTTWQVELSVFLLMYACFVGAAYGQLGEHHLNIDLLIIYLSPRVRETLLAVTGVLSCIICVIIAWYAWPMWWEAVVRNDHSESLWGPPLWIPYIFLPLGVTLVFLQSLVQVRSRIVLLRAGTFDKQAARTELKDITITADAGPGKRGEHE
- the dctP gene encoding TRAP transporter substrate-binding protein DctP, encoding MVFARENLRVVWLGIAAVALVMCCTPVAQCATTLKVSHQFADGDVRDQLVRVFAENVSKKLGKDINFRIYPASSLFKPKEQWDAMRQGSLDLSVFPLDYAAGKVPELSITLLPCSVTSMKEAMAWKDKPIGQKISQLLEANGVKILLWTWLDGGIGSTVRQVRLPEDAKGLQMRAAGKKFEFMLGKAGASITSMPSSEIYHALSTGVLDSCLTSTSSFVSYRLYEQLKFMNVPRDYAIWFMAEPLVISLKTWKSLKPAQQKALEEVAQDMERNWVIPNFAKDTESLITEFTKAGVQLHYMTKEEFDKWLDFARKTAWKNYEETVPKGKEFLDLAIQAMGKP
- a CDS encoding GntR family transcriptional regulator, producing MIRTGLLKQGEKLVEKDLCLELGISRTPLREAYRLLSSEGLIDLVAHKGAYVARPSMREIRDMFEVMAILEGTCARLAAERMTDPDFKKVEKLHQRLEKHFEDEDHEKYLDVNHKYHTLIQEMTGNKAFNDVINTLRQKILLYRYRQLYQPDRFEASMNEHRELLNAFRRRDPVQAEELMRRHLMNQCEALRRVYENEFETTDKQVSLGGST